From the genome of Poecilia reticulata strain Guanapo linkage group LG22, Guppy_female_1.0+MT, whole genome shotgun sequence:
aactttttccacagttcacacataaaaatggctttttgcCATTGTGAATCCTCAAGTGACTAGTTAGATTCTGTTTgtaactaaaactttttccacagttcacacataaaaacggcttttcaccagtgtgaatcatcataTGCACagttaaatcatgtttttgactaaaactttttccacaggtcacacatgaaaacggcttttcaccagtgtgaatcatcatgtgcttagttaaaataagtttttgactaaaactttttccacaagtcacacatgaaaatggcttttcaccagtgtgaatcatcatgtgcNTTCCggctaaaactttttccacaggtcacacatgaaaatggcttttcaccagtgtgaatcctcatgtgcTGAGTTAAACCAAGTTtgtgactaaaactttttccacagttcacacatgaaaacggcttttcaccagagtgaatcatcatgtgcttAGTTAAACgctgtttttgacaaaaactttttccacagttcccacatgaaaatggcttttcaccGGTGTGAATCCTCTTGTGCTGagttaaatcctgtttttgacaaaatctttttccacaggtcacacatgaaaacggcttttcaccggtgtgaatcctcatgtgcacagttaaatgctgttttcgattaaaactttttccacaagtcacACATGtaaacggcttttcaccagtgtgaatcatcgTGTGCATAGTTAAATGCTGTTttctattaaaactttttccacaggtcacacatgagaaaggttttcttctttcctgatTTCGGTTCTCAGCTTCAGCAACTTCCTGAAAGATGTCTTGgttcctgtttggttctgattcagtgTGATTTGTTTGCTCATCAACAGGAACCACCATGCAGGTatcagtttcctgttttaactCAATCTGTTCTTCACCCTGAATACAGTAAAcgtctttttcttccacttttatcTGATGATCTTCTGGCTCTTCCTGTTCTTGTTTCACTTGCAGAGGTTTTAACTCTTCCTGGTCCAGAGTGGATCTCCTCTCCTGGTTATAAATGTTACACTGCAGGAAATCTGaacaagaaaacagaggaaaagagAAATTGTTAACTTTATTGAAGTAAATAGGAGAAAACCTTCATTGTTcaagacaaaatgaacaaaaaataaaaacacttgataATTCAAGAGCGTAGACAGAGAGACAGATTAGTCGACATATCCAGGTGACATTTGGAGAATTctcaaatgaatgaattaaaaaatatatattttatttattacaaaattaattgTAGTAAggattattattaatatttaacactaaATTATATTATTACAAGTAGGGCTGTGTGATATGAGGACAGTCTAATATCTCAATATATTTTTGCTAGACACGATATACATCACGATATTCTTAAGTGAGcttcaaatgttatttgaaaCTATAGACTTCTTGCAGCATAATGTTACCGCTAGAGTTGCCACCAGTCCCGTAAAATATAGATGTTAAATGCTTGTTCCGTATTCCACAAATATTTATgagtaataataaagaagtggtcccctaGTACTGCCCCACAGTGGCGCAACTATACATTAtttaggtggatgcgaaaacataaatgtcacactttcttcacatttttgcGTGAAATTAatactattaataataataattattataatatctaattataatatatataacatatatatgttatatatattataattagATACGCTCCGCTGCAGAAACACTGCTCACTTTTAAATCACACTGATATTAAGGATCTTACTGTTGTGATATGTTAACATTTCTtagttgaataaaataaaaacagtatgaAAGTGACTTTATTTACTTCCAGTATCAAATTTATTCATGGATTAGATAAGAtactgtttttatctgtttcttaGTTTCTATTTTGTAGATATTTATAACCAAGGACAGCAAATCCAAAAGGTTGATGTGCCTACCTCCCTGCCTGCCTGACACCTTTTCAGAATTGCCCCCCCCCAATTCATTGGAAATAATATTGGAGCTTTGTGATGATCAAtccaaaatattgactttgttttccttatgcaatatttttaactaattaaaaaagtagttttaaattcctgggggtactatgacaaaaaatgaataaataaataaattatatatatatatatatatacacacacacacagagagagagagagagagagagagcattttacttgcacatacacacacacacacacacacacacacacacacacacacacacacacacacacacacacacctactaaGGCATGCTACTCTGTGTTACTGACATCCTGGAGATTCCTACACACGTCTACATCCTGGAATAGCACCTGACCCAAACTCTTGCCCAAGTCGTTCTTGAAATCTGCCTTTAAAATACAATCATGAAGCATTTTTATCCCCGAGGCTCCTGAATGACACAAGCCAAGAACTTCTGGGTTCTGGACCTCAATAAAATTATGTATAAGTGCAGGTCTGGATcgttcttctgcttttgtttatgtttggtaaaatagtcccagcattaaattgtctgcaaaaattaataaaaataaatataagtcACAGACTGTTCCAAGCACTGTGCAATGATTAATACATCCTAATAaattaatagtaattaaaaataatagtggatAAAAGGTTTCAGAACATTTATACCACAGCAGGTATGGAAaatcacaaaagcaaaaattaaatcatatacaAATCTATTatcttcatgttaaataaataaaaagtataacgttttatttaagtatttatgtcagcttgagtcatgcagagctgAGCTGATCRtttccatagcaacgatcagaagcaagGCGTTGCACCAGAAGTTTACAGTGAACTCACTGATGAGGTCATAGATTATATTATGTACATCACAGTAGATCAAAGAAGTTCTAATGCTTGAATGCTGGAATCTCTAAGCATCAGTTAGAATCCAGACATTTCTTGGAGTTTCAGATTTGTGTAGAGCAACAATGTTTAGTTTTGCGACRGCGCTTGTTCCCTGATATTCCCGGTTGGTTGGGGCATCAGATATGCCGTGACGACTGGGATGAAGAAAGTGTGCGATCGTTTCTTTCCAGGGAAGGattgcaaagaagaaaacgatcaggatgaagaggacgatctgttttggaaaggatttccatccagtgccaaaaaacaaactgacccGGATGGGGAGGTTTGTTCTGAAAAGGCGTTGGATGTTGGGACCTYGGACTCCCTCTCATCCTCTGTACGAGACAGTACAGAGGATGAGAGTACTGTCACTGGACAAACCTACCCagctggggaggtttgttcgGAGACGATGGTACACCGTGAGGGTGAGAATACAGTCGCAGAAAAATCTAAACCGGCTGGGGAAGATTTGTCTGCGGCTGATTTCGCAGGCAAAGCTGTGGGTGAAGTGACAGCCAAAGCTTTGGTTTCGCTGGTCCCATCCCTTTCCTTACAGAAGAGTCCTCTAAAGGGCAATTTCACaggcgcctttgaaatacaAAGTAACCCGGACGGGGAACTTTGTATTTCAGAAGACAACAGATTTGCTCATTTGTCCAGAAAACCACCTCTACATGTAAAGATTTCCACTGCTGTCAAGGTTTCCTGTTCTCCTGAAGTTAACTCAGTAGAGAGCGTTGGCTCGGATCTGCTAGATGTAGGGAGGACATCTGCAAGACAAGGACAAGCGGAGAACTTCTTCAAGTTCTCCAATGAGCTCCAGAACAGCTGGGTGAACGCTGCCTTCCAGAGCATCCTAAACCTGAGCGTCACCAAGCGGTGTCTCRCTCGGGAAAGGGTTTTTCTGGAGGCATCGTCCATCCCCTGCTGTGGGAGTCTCATACTCTCAGCTGTCCGTCAGCTCGGCAAGCATTTTAGTCAACAAGACCTTTCCCCAGTTCTGATGGAGCTGAGCGAGAAGAAGCTGCCATCAGGCGTGGGAAAGGACTATGACATCAAAAGTTTGCTGGAGTCTGTGCTGGTCTGGCTGGATTCGTTTGGCGGTAACACNNNNNNNNNNNNNNNNNNNNNNNNNNNNNNNNNNNNNNNNNNNNNNNNNNNNNNNNNNNNNNNNNNNNNNNNNNNNNNNNNNNNNNNNNNNNNNNNNNNNgattttatattatttttccatgacaggtgaggctctgcctcacttgcctcccctgaccgcacgtcactggtatgtatgtatgtgtgtatgtgtgtatgtgtgtgtgtgtgtgtgtgtgtgtgtgtgtgtgtgtgtgtgtgtgtgtgtgcgtgtgtgcgtgtgtgtgggggtgtgtgcgtgtgtgtgataaACAAGAagaataatttgttttcagGCAAATCGGGATTGGCGGGATAGTTGACACAAAATGAAGGGAGAATTATTCTTcatcatcattttatttattgaaaaaaggGGAAGTTTGCAGCTCTACACAGTCTGGCACAGATGACTTATTTACGTTAAGCCTTGTTTAAAGCAGTGGCATAAAAAGCACCAATGATACAAACCCaagttgaaagaaaacagagctCTTTGAAAATCCTGCCAATGGACCACCTGTGAGTGCTTCATGCAAGGAGACTTCAAAAAGCCCAGTCTGATGAGAACAACTTTGCCCCGTTTATGTCGGAAGCGGTGTGGGAAACAAAAGCAGGCGACACTTAAAAGGCTGAAATTTATTGACCGTTCCGACTTTTGCGGAAGAGGATCCAGACGATCAAACAGCCATAAAGTGGTAAGTGATTTTATCTGTAGTTGCCAAACTTGACTGACTTTTCACTATAACCAGAATTACAAATGGTCACCAAAAAGATCTCAACCGACTAATATTGAGCGGCAAACCCGGCCTGAAGCGCAGTCGTGTAAGCAGCTCCTTCACCTCTAACATTCAGCTACAAATTACTCATACCTGTTAAacttttccttgttttattgtaatgcaATGACAAACTAtaacttattttaagtttatatGACAGAGACGATACAAATTCAAAGTGTGTGGCACCAATTTCTGTCTCATCTACTCAGCACAGTTCAATTCATCTAATCATTAATAATTAACCCATTCTCATTGCAGTTGTTCTGCAATGAGATTGTTTTCTTGTCAGATACCCATGTCAACCTTTTTTTGCCCAACTTGTATAAACAAAATGTATGCTGGAAAACCAGCACTGCACCTTAAAATGCCATCTCTcctgtgaagcatggtggtggcggTGTCATTTCATGGAGATGCGACAGGAAAGCTGGTCAAAGTCTAAAGGTGATCATTCTGGCTGTTgcacaagtgttttttttgtgacagaaaaactgaTTGGGAGGCACAATCCCTCCCCACCGACCAACTAGTAATCCCAAAGAGGAAAGGAAATCTGGTTTCAAGGTGCAACAAATATGGACGACTTTTCTCGTTTGAAGAATTCGTGCCACCCTCTGAAGGTGGTGCCATGTGTGAAGAGACATGTTGAAAGCTCCAAAAAGACTTGATAATGACAGATGTTgacctttcagcaggacaataaCTCTGAATATGCTCCCAGAGCTACAATAGGatggtttaaatcaaagtgaAATGATGTGTCAGTGGTCCCaaaagtgggtcctcgagggccggcatcctgcatgttttatttctctccctggtttaacgcacctggaacaaatgatggctcattagtaggcctaagaagaacattgacaagctgaaaaggttgtttctaccaccagggagagaactaaaacatgcaggatgctggacctcaaggaccgactttggggaccactggtctaaatgGTCCCGTTATATTCCAATTATAAATCCCACTTGGACTCTGAAGCAAAACCTACAGCTTGCTGTTCACAGACGCTTTCCTTCTAGTCTGACTGCGGTTCAGCCATGTTGAAAAGAAGAACGGCAGGAAGATCAACATACCCAGCTTTAACTGCAGATTCTTCTGCAACAAATTGATCCCGGGAATACAAATAtactcttttcagatttttagttttgttttgttttgtttgtttccctttccttccttccacttcataaatAGGCAGTGATTTTATTGGTTTTCCTCTTAAGAACCCAGTAAAACCCAATGAAGTTTGTGGGCACCCTTTTATCAGAATGTGGAAAAGCTTGAAGGGCTTCATAATtattaaaggacaaaaaaaaaaaaagaaaagaaaaacaagcaggcACATTTTGAAGAGTAAAAGTGAGGAAATCTTGATGCGAAGTaatgaaaaaatttatttcagtcaagAATCCCTAAGGGGGCAATAGAGGCGACTCAAGCCTCAACGTTCTCCCTCCAAATTGCATAGCGTTACAATACACAGTGTGCTGGCACGGTGCGGCCCACCATGCCAGACGTGAGAAAGCGCTGATCCAAAACGGCGAGCTACACTAGCCATGGgagagaagcaaccccacacacacacacacacacacacacacacacgcacgcacacacacacacacacacacacacacacattacttCTGTCACACACCAGCGATATAAAATACACCATACTGCCAATTAGGGCAATAATGGCTGTGGGAAAACGCGTGTACTTCTCTCAAGCAcacgtgcacgcacacacacacgcgcacacacactgaTACAGTAACTGAGACTCCTAATGTCAACGTTAATAGCACCCAGTTGTTCAGTGCCAGAGACGGACCCTGTGAGAAGGAGGTGGGAGGGTGGTGGTGCTGAAGCTTTGGACTAAGAAGGATGCAATTCCCCAACAGACACACAGGAGTGACACGGTTAGCAGGATGTTTTTAAGGTGTTCAGATGGTTTCTGAGGGTCAGACTCAATGGTTACTGTTTgaacttttgatttaaaaaatgcaggGAAATCATCCTTAATTACCACGGGTACCATAACTATTACATTCTACGTTATTATCATGTAATTTTCCCCAATTACTTCATATTTTCTACCTCTTTCCcccatcttgttttacagagTTTTTAAAAGTCGATTAGCCGGTTTTTGGCTTTCTTCACAGCTGCTATGTTGGACAACACACCAAGTTAGTGAAGGACAATAACTAAAATGAGAGAGATGGGTGGCGAAAttcaggaacaaaacaaatataaaacgcagagcaatagaaaaaaaaatgcagagggACACAGATG
Proteins encoded in this window:
- the LOC108165825 gene encoding oocyte zinc finger protein XlCOF19-like; this translates as MPPEKPFPEXDTAWFSPIYFNKVNNFSFPLFSCSDFLQCNIYNQERRSTLDQEELKPLQVKQEQEEPEDHQIKVEEKDVYCIQGEEQIELKQETDTCMVVPVDEQTNHTESEPNRNQDIFQEVAEAENRNQERRKPFSCVTCGKSFNRKQHLTMHTMIHTGEKPFTCVTCGKSFNRKQHLTVHMRIHTGEKPFSCVTCGKRFCQKQDLTQHKRIHTGEKPFSCGNCGKSFCQKQRLTKHMMIHSGEKPFSCVNCGKSFSHKLGLTQHMRIHTGEKPFSCVTCGKSFSRXAHDDSHW